One window of the Peptacetobacter hiranonis genome contains the following:
- a CDS encoding pentapeptide repeat-containing protein — MKKIIEKEQLLDMLKNRNKNERLDLRNCIFKDMDLSELDLRNVDLDWSDFENVKLANVDFENSNLSNVFLEHADLSNASFKNCTLHATNLRYTDLTNVDLSGADIFGANLEESKMDGIKTDENTKHYKMVCPETGAFLAWKTCFNTRLVRLLIPADARRTSSTLNTCRCDKAKVLAVTDPTETVKFDEAVSYVDGDFVYKVGEMAYAKGFNPDRWRDSTGGIHFFMTKEEALGYLMSISGEQSETVTDWTKEK, encoded by the coding sequence ATGAAAAAAATAATAGAGAAAGAACAACTTTTAGATATGCTAAAAAATAGAAATAAAAATGAAAGACTAGATTTAAGAAATTGTATTTTTAAAGACATGGATCTTTCAGAATTAGATTTAAGAAATGTAGATTTAGATTGGTCAGATTTTGAAAATGTAAAACTTGCTAATGTAGATTTTGAAAATTCAAATCTAAGCAATGTTTTTCTTGAACATGCAGATTTATCTAATGCGAGTTTTAAAAATTGTACGTTACACGCTACTAATTTGAGATATACTGATTTAACTAATGTAGATTTGAGTGGAGCAGATATTTTTGGAGCTAATTTAGAAGAATCAAAAATGGACGGTATAAAGACTGATGAAAATACAAAACACTACAAAATGGTATGCCCAGAAACAGGAGCGTTTTTAGCATGGAAGACTTGTTTCAATACTAGACTTGTTAGACTTCTAATTCCAGCAGATGCTAGAAGAACTAGCTCTACACTAAACACTTGTAGATGTGATAAGGCTAAGGTGCTTGCTGTCACAGATCCAACAGAAACTGTTAAATTTGATGAGGCTGTTTCCTATGTAGATGGAGATTTTGTATATAAGGTTGGAGAAATGGCTTATGCTAAAGGTTTTAATCCGGATAGATGGAGAGATTCTACAGGTGGAATACACTTCTTTATGACTAAAGAAGAAGCTTTGGGATATCTTATGAGTATAAGTGGAGAACAGAGCGAAACGGTTACAGATTGGACTAAAGAAAAATAA
- a CDS encoding LytTR family DNA-binding domain-containing protein — MKVTLNHIEEEKQENAILNLHKSNQHSDEIISYLEKENFRTENIACTVDGKLHYVPFFEIIFIESSSNIQILHTQNNSYKCSKRLYELEKILPTYFLRISKSSILNLRYVSVYKPAASGLMKAELINGQEVYISRNYVKKLKEVLTGGK, encoded by the coding sequence TTGAAAGTTACATTAAATCATATTGAAGAAGAAAAACAAGAAAATGCAATATTAAATTTACATAAATCTAATCAACACTCAGACGAAATTATCTCATACTTAGAAAAAGAAAATTTTAGAACAGAAAATATTGCCTGTACCGTAGATGGTAAACTTCACTATGTTCCTTTCTTTGAGATAATCTTTATCGAAAGTTCGTCAAATATACAGATTTTGCACACTCAAAATAATTCTTACAAATGCAGTAAAAGACTTTACGAACTTGAAAAAATACTTCCAACATATTTTTTAAGAATATCTAAGTCCAGTATTTTAAACTTGAGATATGTTTCAGTATATAAACCTGCTGCAAGTGGTCTTATGAAAGCTGAACTAATAAACGGACAAGAAGTGTATATCTCTAGAAATTATGTAAAGAAATTAAAAGAAGTTTTGACTGGAGGGAAATAA
- a CDS encoding bifunctional metallophosphatase/5'-nucleotidase — translation MGKKKDKTKERYKNLTLLHSNDLHGDFLAEKINKDLVGGVSMLSGYINKVRNEEQNVIYAISGDMFRGSVIDSEYKGISTIEIMNLLGPDVATIGNHEVDYGIAHLLFIEKCATFPIINANMYIATNGNRLFRPYKIIKINGMKIMFIGLITEMVLARTKLESMIGPFIDINDAVEEVGKVCNAYKPDDVDLTVLLTHIGFEADRVLASKLKPEWGINMIIGGHTHTFLDEPEVVNGIPIVQAGIGTSQIGRFDLIIDTKKNKIASYKWNTIPIKDEYCPRDEELEDLIMTYKYEVDKKYGKIITRLNRQLTHPERRRETEAGNLMADIHKEIAGVDIMFLGSGSLRKQRLGPVVTLGDLTEFYPYDDEIFVAKASGKVIKKFVSSMIRKALDVDTVSEFYQVSYGSEFVWSKSEKRLIKAELDGEKIKDDKKYTIGIQRYHLENLEKNLGIKKKDFESEFRCTATSGFQVVEEYLASHTHLDSVVEGRIKIKE, via the coding sequence ATGGGAAAAAAGAAGGACAAAACAAAGGAAAGATATAAGAATTTAACACTACTACATTCAAATGATTTGCATGGGGATTTTTTAGCTGAAAAGATAAATAAAGATCTTGTCGGAGGTGTTTCGATGCTTTCTGGATATATAAACAAGGTAAGAAATGAAGAACAGAATGTTATATATGCAATATCAGGTGATATGTTTAGAGGTTCTGTTATAGATAGCGAATATAAAGGGATTTCAACAATAGAGATAATGAATCTACTTGGACCAGATGTGGCTACTATAGGTAATCACGAGGTCGATTACGGAATTGCACATCTTTTATTTATTGAAAAATGTGCGACATTCCCAATTATAAACGCAAATATGTATATTGCGACAAATGGAAATAGATTATTTAGACCATATAAGATAATAAAGATAAACGGAATGAAGATAATGTTTATCGGTTTGATTACAGAGATGGTTCTTGCAAGAACAAAATTAGAAAGTATGATAGGACCATTTATAGATATAAATGATGCTGTTGAAGAAGTAGGTAAGGTTTGTAATGCATATAAGCCAGATGATGTCGATTTAACTGTACTTTTAACTCATATTGGATTTGAAGCGGATAGAGTATTAGCATCTAAATTAAAACCTGAATGGGGAATAAATATGATTATCGGTGGTCATACACATACATTTTTAGACGAGCCAGAAGTGGTAAATGGGATTCCGATAGTTCAGGCTGGTATAGGAACTTCTCAGATTGGCAGATTTGATTTAATTATAGATACGAAAAAAAATAAAATAGCTTCATATAAATGGAATACAATTCCTATAAAGGACGAGTACTGCCCAAGAGATGAGGAACTAGAAGATTTAATAATGACATATAAATACGAGGTTGATAAAAAATATGGAAAAATAATAACTAGATTGAATAGACAGTTGACACATCCTGAAAGGAGAAGAGAAACAGAGGCTGGAAATTTAATGGCAGATATTCACAAGGAGATTGCAGGGGTGGATATTATGTTTTTAGGAAGTGGAAGTTTGAGAAAGCAGAGATTAGGCCCTGTTGTTACACTTGGGGATTTAACAGAATTTTACCCTTATGACGACGAAATTTTTGTGGCAAAGGCAAGTGGAAAGGTTATTAAGAAGTTTGTATCTAGTATGATAAGAAAAGCACTCGATGTAGATACTGTAAGTGAATTTTATCAAGTTTCTTATGGAAGTGAGTTTGTATGGTCGAAATCTGAAAAGAGATTAATAAAGGCTGAACTAGACGGGGAAAAGATAAAGGATGATAAGAAGTATACGATAGGTATTCAGAGATATCACCTTGAAAATCTTGAAAAAAATCTTGGTATTAAAAAGAAAGATTTTGAGAGCGAGTTTAGGTGTACAGCTACTTCTGGATTCCAGGTTGTGGAAGAGTATTTGGCGAGTCATACACATTTGGATTCTGTGGTTGAGGGAAGGATAAAAATAAAAGAATAG
- a CDS encoding CobW family GTP-binding protein, whose protein sequence is MKTKLYLLTGFLGSGKTTLLLEMLKRLDNKKIGVIQNEIGKISIDGEILRNDDIQMVELNRGSIFCSCLKLNFVQALADMAEKDFEYLFVESSGIGDPSNLDEILKAVTVIAGDKYEFKGAICLADAINFENQLEEDEAVERQIKHCNMAIITKSDVTGDEGFEKVLNKIKEINPICRVEKSVNGVMDYSFLDEDLVQYKWAESEESTNSVETKPKTLFLNFEGEVEQEKLTAFLEDMADDVYRMKGFFNLKGEGWNQVDVVGKKIDYKPCSDKGNSQLVFISKKGPAIIKKIFSSWEERVGLEMKLKN, encoded by the coding sequence ATGAAAACTAAGTTATATTTACTTACAGGATTTTTAGGTTCGGGAAAAACAACTCTTCTTCTTGAAATGCTGAAGAGATTAGATAATAAAAAAATTGGCGTTATACAGAATGAAATTGGAAAGATAAGTATAGACGGTGAAATTTTAAGAAATGACGATATACAGATGGTGGAACTAAATAGAGGCTCTATATTCTGTTCTTGTTTAAAATTAAACTTTGTACAGGCACTTGCAGATATGGCAGAAAAAGATTTTGAGTATCTTTTTGTTGAGAGTTCTGGGATAGGAGATCCATCTAATTTAGATGAGATATTAAAGGCTGTGACAGTTATAGCCGGAGATAAGTACGAGTTTAAGGGAGCTATTTGTTTAGCAGATGCAATAAACTTTGAAAATCAGCTAGAAGAAGATGAGGCAGTTGAAAGACAGATAAAACACTGCAATATGGCTATAATAACAAAGAGCGATGTTACAGGAGATGAAGGATTTGAAAAAGTACTTAATAAGATAAAAGAGATAAATCCTATTTGTAGAGTAGAAAAAAGTGTAAATGGTGTAATGGACTATTCATTCTTAGATGAGGACTTAGTTCAGTACAAATGGGCAGAGTCTGAGGAATCAACAAATTCTGTAGAAACTAAACCAAAGACATTATTCTTAAATTTTGAAGGTGAAGTAGAGCAGGAAAAATTAACAGCATTCCTTGAAGATATGGCAGATGATGTTTATAGAATGAAGGGATTTTTCAATCTTAAAGGAGAAGGTTGGAATCAGGTAGATGTCGTAGGGAAGAAGATAGATTATAAACCTTGCAGTGATAAAGGAAACTCTCAGCTTGTGTTTATTTCTAAAAAAGGACCAGCTATAATCAAGAAGATATTCTCTAGCTGGGAAGAGAGAGTTGGATTAGAAATGAAATTAAAAAATTAA
- the fucO gene encoding lactaldehyde reductase: protein MANRIVLNETSYHGKGAIKEIVTETKARGFKKAFVCTDPDLLKFNVSTKVIDLLDEANLAYEVYSDIKANPTIANVKAGVEAYKNSGADYIIAIGGGSSIDTAKAVGIIIANPDFEDVVSLEGVAGTTNKAVPIFAVPTTAGTAAEVTINYVITDENKDRKMVCVDPKDIPVVAFVDPDMMASMPKGLTAATGMDALTHAIEGYITPGAWEMSDMFHIKAIEIIANSLEAACNNEEAGREGMALGQYIAGMGFSNVGLGIVHSMAHPLGALYDTPHGVANAIILPTVMEYNAEYTGEKYRDIAKAMGVEGTENMTPEEYRKAAVDAVKGLSERVGIPADLKDIVKEEDLDFLSESAFADACCPGNPRPTSVAEIKELYKSLI, encoded by the coding sequence ATGGCAAATCGTATAGTATTAAATGAAACTTCTTATCATGGAAAAGGAGCAATAAAAGAAATCGTAACAGAAACAAAAGCAAGAGGATTTAAAAAAGCTTTTGTATGTACTGACCCTGATTTATTAAAATTCAATGTGTCTACAAAGGTTATAGATTTATTAGATGAAGCTAACTTAGCATATGAAGTTTATTCAGATATAAAAGCAAACCCTACAATAGCTAATGTTAAAGCTGGTGTTGAAGCGTATAAAAATAGTGGAGCTGACTACATAATAGCTATAGGTGGAGGAAGTAGTATAGATACTGCTAAAGCTGTAGGTATAATAATAGCAAACCCTGATTTTGAAGATGTTGTATCATTAGAAGGTGTTGCAGGAACTACTAACAAAGCTGTTCCAATATTCGCAGTTCCAACTACTGCAGGTACAGCAGCAGAAGTAACAATAAACTATGTAATAACTGATGAAAATAAAGACCGTAAAATGGTTTGTGTAGACCCTAAAGATATACCAGTAGTAGCATTTGTAGATCCTGATATGATGGCTAGTATGCCTAAAGGACTTACAGCAGCAACAGGTATGGATGCTTTAACTCATGCAATAGAAGGATATATAACTCCAGGTGCTTGGGAAATGAGTGATATGTTCCACATAAAAGCTATAGAAATAATAGCAAATTCACTAGAAGCAGCTTGCAATAATGAAGAGGCTGGTCGTGAAGGTATGGCATTAGGTCAGTATATAGCTGGTATGGGATTCTCTAATGTTGGATTAGGAATAGTTCATTCAATGGCTCATCCTCTAGGTGCTTTATACGATACTCCTCATGGTGTTGCTAATGCGATAATACTTCCAACAGTAATGGAATACAATGCAGAATATACAGGAGAAAAATATAGAGATATAGCAAAAGCTATGGGTGTTGAAGGTACTGAAAACATGACTCCTGAAGAATACCGTAAAGCAGCTGTTGATGCAGTTAAAGGTTTAAGTGAAAGAGTTGGAATACCAGCAGATTTAAAAGATATAGTTAAAGAAGAAGACTTAGATTTCTTAAGTGAAAGTGCATTTGCAGATGCTTGCTGCCCAGGAAATCCAAGACCAACTTCAGTAGCAGAAATAAAAGAATTATACAAATCATTAATATAA
- a CDS encoding DUF4318 domain-containing protein — MTSSINLIKQNYKEYFKNSIIQGSFLGFAIFSVYMVSVFLTHNENTLASQNLAPIILISSIVLGFLTIFFRELNQDLRSTYHVLNGITGVYWIMMLCVIISAVSALIPFIFKLFINSAVLTILAIWLLEYLYLKNISNSLNSSISAKKNKTLYIEVDRRIETIEEFFEEINKYCSQFENVEYVSMDLPALIRIDGVLYEADIVEYYSVVGTPITAISIKTV; from the coding sequence ATGACAAGTAGTATAAATTTAATAAAACAAAATTACAAAGAATACTTTAAAAATTCGATAATACAAGGATCATTTTTAGGATTTGCTATATTCTCAGTTTATATGGTGTCCGTTTTTTTAACACACAATGAAAACACTCTAGCTTCACAAAATCTAGCACCTATTATCTTAATATCTTCTATTGTGTTAGGCTTTTTAACTATATTTTTTAGAGAATTAAATCAGGATTTAAGATCAACTTACCATGTATTAAATGGTATAACTGGAGTTTATTGGATTATGATGCTCTGTGTAATAATATCTGCTGTATCTGCTTTAATACCGTTTATATTTAAGCTATTTATAAATTCAGCAGTTTTAACAATTCTAGCTATCTGGCTTTTAGAGTATTTATACCTAAAAAATATATCAAATAGCTTAAACTCATCAATTTCTGCTAAGAAAAACAAAACTCTTTATATAGAAGTTGATAGAAGAATTGAAACAATAGAAGAATTTTTCGAAGAAATAAATAAATACTGCTCTCAGTTTGAAAATGTTGAATATGTATCTATGGATTTACCAGCTTTAATAAGAATAGACGGTGTCTTATACGAAGCCGATATAGTAGAATACTATAGTGTAGTTGGAACTCCGATAACAGCAATATCAATAAAAACAGTTTAG
- a CDS encoding TetR/AcrR family transcriptional regulator, whose protein sequence is MKYVKEDLSDGLKRCLTKKKISDISVSDICNETGVSRQTFYRHFRDKEDLINWSIDVILENSFKHMGKGVSLNDALNRKLDYIKEERVLFNKAFKMDNQNNMREHDFELIYTFYKNMIESKNGEKISDEMDFLLKMYCQGSVYMTAEWVLGGCKSEVSTVVDNLIAAMPYKLSLLFEELNLI, encoded by the coding sequence GTGAAATATGTGAAAGAAGATCTTTCCGACGGTTTAAAGAGATGTTTAACAAAGAAAAAGATAAGTGACATAAGTGTCAGTGATATATGTAATGAAACAGGGGTATCTAGGCAGACATTTTATCGTCACTTTAGAGATAAAGAAGATTTAATAAATTGGTCAATAGATGTAATACTAGAAAATTCTTTTAAACACATGGGAAAAGGTGTAAGTTTGAATGATGCATTAAATAGAAAGTTAGATTATATAAAAGAGGAACGTGTATTATTTAACAAGGCTTTTAAGATGGATAATCAAAATAATATGCGTGAACACGATTTTGAGTTAATTTATACTTTTTATAAGAATATGATTGAATCTAAAAATGGCGAAAAAATAAGCGACGAAATGGACTTTTTATTAAAGATGTACTGCCAGGGATCTGTGTATATGACAGCAGAATGGGTGTTAGGCGGCTGTAAATCCGAAGTTAGCACAGTTGTAGATAATTTAATAGCTGCTATGCCATATAAATTATCACTGTTATTTGAGGAATTAAATTTAATTTAG